Proteins found in one Panicum hallii strain FIL2 chromosome 4, PHallii_v3.1, whole genome shotgun sequence genomic segment:
- the LOC112890292 gene encoding uncharacterized protein LOC112890292 isoform X3: MGVLNIRINQRLLHCRHCHRRRQPPLPPADTPLPPADTHCFLLDRIIHQMRFKCNFCDSGYIPYSKFLVHLCGTTPAHLKSVFARGECILATSALVCCECSLPLRPPIFRRLPRKIPICSACCHNGDVTSYRHSRELEHLIQGITVKCKACKQYLPFSTFASHKLVNLCGEDKQKAPYEVGKMDKSIVHGDEVGNDDDSSGDNHGTSEDVFSFEDDSVEEGEELEKPKAVKRVAVNAFKTLPCDREAKITMPYGQKPGFGDGSGVQCR; the protein is encoded by the exons ATGGGTGTGTTAAACATCAGGATCAACCAGAGGCTACTGCACTGCAGACATTGCCACCGACGCCGACAGCCACCCCTCCCGCCCGCCGACACTCCCCTACCGCCCGCCGACACTCACTGCTTTTTATTGGACAGAATCATCCATCAGATGAGATTCAAATGCAACTTCTGCGACTCTGGATACATCCCCTACAGCAAGTTTCTGGTACACCTGTGCGGCACTACTCCCGCCCATCTCAAGTCCGTCTTTGCCAGGGGAGAGTGCATTCTCGCCACAAGTGCCCTTGTGTGTTGTGAATGCAGCCTTCCTCTCCGACCTCCCATTTTCAGG CGTCTCCCTCGGAAAATTCCTATTTGTAGTGCCTGCTGCCATAATGGTGATGTCACCAGCTACCGTCACAGCCGTGAGCTCGAACACCTCATCCAAGGCATCACGGTGAAATGCAAGGCTTGCAAACAATACCTTCCATTCTCCACCTTTGCTTCGCACAAGCTGGTCAACTTGTGTG GGGAAGACAAGCAAAAGGCTCCTTATGAGGTTGGTAAAATGGATAAGAGCATTGTTCACGGTGATGAGGTTGGGAATGATGATGACTCATCTGGTGACAACCAT GGCACGAGTGAGGATGTGTTCAGTTTTGAAGATGATTCagtggaggaaggggaggaactTGAAAAG CCTAAGGCTGTGAAAAGGGTGGCTGTGAACGCCTTTAAGACACTACCCTGTGATAGGGAAGCAAAGATCACAATGCCATATGGGCAGAAACCAG GATTTGGGGATGGTAGTGGTGTACAATGTCGGTAA
- the LOC112890292 gene encoding uncharacterized protein LOC112890292 isoform X1: MGVLNIRINQRLLHCRHCHRRRQPPLPPADTPLPPADTHCFLLDRIIHQMRFKCNFCDSGYIPYSKFLVHLCGTTPAHLKSVFARGECILATSALVCCECSLPLRPPIFRRLPRKIPICSACCHNGDVTSYRHSRELEHLIQGITVKCKACKQYLPFSTFASHKLVNLCGEDKQKAPYEVGKMDKSIVHGDEVGNDDDSSGDNHGTSEDVFSFEDDSVEEGEELEKPKAVKRVAVNAFKTLPCDREAKITMPYGQKPAAPTAAQASASPFRRLPIMAPSKPPLPPFIPHRPGTRLFQAVGNKNKAQAPSKPPLQLLPRHPVTRSRKRALLTDGSTSDK, translated from the exons ATGGGTGTGTTAAACATCAGGATCAACCAGAGGCTACTGCACTGCAGACATTGCCACCGACGCCGACAGCCACCCCTCCCGCCCGCCGACACTCCCCTACCGCCCGCCGACACTCACTGCTTTTTATTGGACAGAATCATCCATCAGATGAGATTCAAATGCAACTTCTGCGACTCTGGATACATCCCCTACAGCAAGTTTCTGGTACACCTGTGCGGCACTACTCCCGCCCATCTCAAGTCCGTCTTTGCCAGGGGAGAGTGCATTCTCGCCACAAGTGCCCTTGTGTGTTGTGAATGCAGCCTTCCTCTCCGACCTCCCATTTTCAGG CGTCTCCCTCGGAAAATTCCTATTTGTAGTGCCTGCTGCCATAATGGTGATGTCACCAGCTACCGTCACAGCCGTGAGCTCGAACACCTCATCCAAGGCATCACGGTGAAATGCAAGGCTTGCAAACAATACCTTCCATTCTCCACCTTTGCTTCGCACAAGCTGGTCAACTTGTGTG GGGAAGACAAGCAAAAGGCTCCTTATGAGGTTGGTAAAATGGATAAGAGCATTGTTCACGGTGATGAGGTTGGGAATGATGATGACTCATCTGGTGACAACCAT GGCACGAGTGAGGATGTGTTCAGTTTTGAAGATGATTCagtggaggaaggggaggaactTGAAAAG CCTAAGGCTGTGAAAAGGGTGGCTGTGAACGCCTTTAAGACACTACCCTGTGATAGGGAAGCAAAGATCACAATGCCATATGGGCAGAAACCAG CAGCTCCTACTGCAGCCCAGGCCAGTGCGTCGCCGTTTCGTCGCCTACCCATCATGGCGCCCTCAAAGCCACCTCTACCACCGTTCATACCTCATCGCCCAGGCACCCGTCTCTTCCAAGCAGTTGGCAACAAGAATAAGG CCCAGGCTCCCTCGAAGCCACCTCTACAACTGTTACCTCGTCACCCAGTCACCCGTAGCAGGAAGAGGG CGCTCTTAACTGATGGCTCAACCAGCGACAAATGA
- the LOC112890292 gene encoding uncharacterized protein LOC112890292 isoform X2: MGVLNIRINQRLLHCRHCHRRRQPPLPPADTPLPPADTHCFLLDRIIHQMRFKCNFCDSGYIPYSKFLVHLCGTTPAHLKSVFARGECILATSALVCCECSLPLRPPIFRRLPRKIPICSACCHNGDVTSYRHSRELEHLIQGITVKCKACKQYLPFSTFASHKLVNLCGEDKQKAPYEVGKMDKSIVHGDEVGNDDDSSGDNHGTSEDVFSFEDDSVEEGEELEKPKAVKRVAVNAFKTLPCDREAKITMPYGQKPAPTAAQASASPFRRLPIMAPSKPPLPPFIPHRPGTRLFQAVGNKNKAQAPSKPPLQLLPRHPVTRSRKRALLTDGSTSDK; this comes from the exons ATGGGTGTGTTAAACATCAGGATCAACCAGAGGCTACTGCACTGCAGACATTGCCACCGACGCCGACAGCCACCCCTCCCGCCCGCCGACACTCCCCTACCGCCCGCCGACACTCACTGCTTTTTATTGGACAGAATCATCCATCAGATGAGATTCAAATGCAACTTCTGCGACTCTGGATACATCCCCTACAGCAAGTTTCTGGTACACCTGTGCGGCACTACTCCCGCCCATCTCAAGTCCGTCTTTGCCAGGGGAGAGTGCATTCTCGCCACAAGTGCCCTTGTGTGTTGTGAATGCAGCCTTCCTCTCCGACCTCCCATTTTCAGG CGTCTCCCTCGGAAAATTCCTATTTGTAGTGCCTGCTGCCATAATGGTGATGTCACCAGCTACCGTCACAGCCGTGAGCTCGAACACCTCATCCAAGGCATCACGGTGAAATGCAAGGCTTGCAAACAATACCTTCCATTCTCCACCTTTGCTTCGCACAAGCTGGTCAACTTGTGTG GGGAAGACAAGCAAAAGGCTCCTTATGAGGTTGGTAAAATGGATAAGAGCATTGTTCACGGTGATGAGGTTGGGAATGATGATGACTCATCTGGTGACAACCAT GGCACGAGTGAGGATGTGTTCAGTTTTGAAGATGATTCagtggaggaaggggaggaactTGAAAAG CCTAAGGCTGTGAAAAGGGTGGCTGTGAACGCCTTTAAGACACTACCCTGTGATAGGGAAGCAAAGATCACAATGCCATATGGGCAGAAACCAG CTCCTACTGCAGCCCAGGCCAGTGCGTCGCCGTTTCGTCGCCTACCCATCATGGCGCCCTCAAAGCCACCTCTACCACCGTTCATACCTCATCGCCCAGGCACCCGTCTCTTCCAAGCAGTTGGCAACAAGAATAAGG CCCAGGCTCCCTCGAAGCCACCTCTACAACTGTTACCTCGTCACCCAGTCACCCGTAGCAGGAAGAGGG CGCTCTTAACTGATGGCTCAACCAGCGACAAATGA